A genome region from Euzebyales bacterium includes the following:
- a CDS encoding branched-chain amino acid ABC transporter permease, with protein MASTELPVGTSDASTEVAAVHHVPLWRAYLPVTGAAVVLAVIPLVIGDSPYLLGIAVLGLAYAGYGVGFNIIFGNTNQLFLCLGALAGVGAYGTAILGNEAELPMLVAIPASVGVAALLGAAFSWVSVRRELDVIFVGIITLTFSLMFLNLLLGQRDVTGGETGIVVLYDAGIVGARGLGAYYVFLGVLVAYLALHRWLQRSHVGWAFRALRDDELAAELSGIDVARYKVLAGMIGSAMIGLIGALYANYEGFISPTTFELGNVDVPVLVMLAFGGIGTLLAPVVGSAVFTVVDEVLRPFSQLRITVYGVILLALFLGFRRGVIPTVGDLFRRVLRRT; from the coding sequence ATGGCGTCGACCGAGCTGCCCGTCGGCACCTCCGACGCCAGCACCGAGGTCGCGGCAGTGCACCACGTCCCCCTGTGGCGCGCCTACCTGCCGGTGACCGGCGCAGCCGTCGTGCTGGCCGTGATCCCGCTGGTGATCGGCGATTCGCCCTACCTGCTGGGGATCGCTGTCCTCGGGCTGGCCTACGCCGGGTACGGCGTCGGCTTCAACATCATCTTCGGCAACACCAACCAGCTGTTCCTGTGCCTGGGAGCCCTGGCGGGCGTCGGGGCGTACGGCACGGCGATCCTCGGCAACGAGGCCGAGCTTCCGATGCTCGTGGCGATCCCCGCGAGCGTCGGCGTGGCCGCCCTGCTCGGTGCCGCGTTCAGCTGGGTGTCGGTGCGCCGCGAGCTCGACGTGATCTTCGTCGGCATCATCACGCTGACGTTCTCGCTGATGTTCCTCAACCTGCTGCTGGGCCAGCGCGACGTGACCGGTGGCGAGACCGGCATCGTGGTGCTCTACGACGCGGGCATCGTGGGCGCCCGCGGCCTCGGCGCCTACTACGTGTTCCTGGGCGTGCTGGTCGCCTACCTGGCGCTGCACCGCTGGCTGCAGCGATCGCACGTCGGCTGGGCGTTCCGCGCGCTGCGCGACGACGAGCTCGCCGCCGAGCTGTCGGGCATCGACGTCGCCCGCTACAAGGTGCTGGCCGGCATGATCGGCTCCGCGATGATCGGCCTGATCGGCGCGTTGTACGCCAACTACGAGGGCTTCATCAGCCCCACGACCTTCGAGCTCGGCAACGTCGACGTGCCGGTGCTGGTGATGCTCGCCTTCGGCGGCATCGGCACGCTGCTGGCCCCGGTCGTGGGGTCTGCGGTGTTCACGGTCGTCGACGAGGTCCTGCGGCCGTTCTCGCAGCTGCGGATCACCGTGTACGGCGTGATCCTGCTCGCGCTGTTCCTGGGCTTCCGCCGCGGCGTCATCCCGACCGTCGGCGACCTGTTCCGCAGGGTGCTCCGGCGCACCTGA